GATGGTCGAATCTGCATGGCGCCGATTTGAAACAGGCAAACCTTACCGGCGCCTACCCATACAAGGCCGAGTTTGCATCGGCAGACCTGCGCGGAACCGATTTTACGAACGCCTATTGCAATGAGGCGGATTTCAGCAACGCCGTCTTAGGTGAGACCAACTTCTCATCGACAAATCTGACGAACGCAATCGGCCTGGAATCTTGCACCTACAGTGCCCCCGTCTTTGCCGACAGCGTGACGCTGTTGAAATCCGGGAGCCTGCCCGTGGTTTTCCTGGAACACTGCGTATATCTGCCGGAGAAAGACCACGACATGTCAAACCGACTAAACTGACGGGACCTGGTTATCATGCGAATCGCGATCATCGACAGTGGCATCGATATCAATCATAAAAGGCTGCGAGGTTGTCGCTGTGCGGGAGTCTCACTCGTATTGAAATCATCCGGCGAATTGGCTTTTACGGATGAGTACGACGACTCGTTGGGACACGGGACCAGTTTAGCCGCGATAGTACATCGAATTACTCCATCGGCGGAATTGGTTGCCGTCAGGATATTCCACCAGGAACTGGCAGCCACGGAAAAGCTGCTTTGTGAATCGCTCAGCTGGTGCCTGGACAACGACATAGACATCATCAATCTTTCGCTAGGGGTCCAAACGAGTTCCCCATCCAAGGAGCTATACCAGTTATGTGCCGACGCGCATGAACGAAACGTCGTTATCATCTCCGCGGCCCACACGGATCTTTCCTCTGAATCGTATCCGGCTTACTTCCCTACGGTATTGGGTGTTACCTGGGGCAAAGTCGGCAGTGACACCGAATATGGTTTCATCCCTGATTCGCCGATTGAGTTCATCGCAAGAGGGACGCTCCAGCGAATCGCCTGGAAAAACGGCGGGTTTACCATATCCAGCGGCACGAGTCTCGCATGCGCGTACTTTACCGGCATAACCGCAAAGACTATGCAGTCTTTCAACCATACGCCGTCTATCGACGCCTTGAAAACCAGGCTCAAGGAAGGCGCTGCGCCCGGCCTTACGCCTTTGCAGTTCGGCGGAAAAGCATATAACGACAACGTTCCCACGATCAAAAGCGACGGCGTCAAGACAGACTTGGAGGGCGTCTTCAAACGACGTTTTTCAGATTGGATTGGAAACCTCGCCGTGTTCCCCGCCAGCGAGAAAGAGATGAACGCATTTTCAGATTTTCCGGAGTATTGTATCTCTCCCGTTGTTCAGTATTTCGACTATCCCCGGAACCTTGCTTACACCTCACCGGGCAAGGCAGCACCGAATGGTGGTGTAACGCGCTCGGACCGATTCGATCGATTCGACACGCTTGTTACGGGTTACTTCACAGATCAGCTTTTCGAAACCAATATCAAGTATGGTTCAGAACTCCTGACCAGGTCGTTGTCTTGCGGCAAGAACGTCTTCAGCTACGATCGCAGACTACACGACCATATAGAGCAATACCGAACAGAACAGGGATACAGCGGTGCGGTCTATGTCCCGGAAGTAACGGAAGAACACTATGAGGAGCTACTTCCCTTTCGCTATCTGGGATCCGTCGATGTCCCGATGCTATGCGTTTTGGGAACCAGCAATCGTCAGGGGAAGTTCACCGCTCAACTGCGCATAAAAGGGATTCTCGAGCGAGAAGGATACAGGATCGGCTTCCTATCGACGGAACCCCAGGGCGAACTTTTTGGCGCAACGCACAGTTTTCCCTACGGCTACAGGGGGACGGTCTCGCTGGATAAGAAAAAATGGTCTTACTATCTCAGAATCCTCACCAGAGGCATGCAGGAGTACCTGGAACCTCACCTCATCTTAACCGGAACGCAGGGGACTTCCATACCCAGGGGCAAAAGCAGGAAACTCCTGGGAAACGAAACGGATACGCTGGATTACGTGATTGGCGTCAACCCGGATGCGTTCGTGTGCGCAATAAACCCGCAGGATACGATCGGCTACATAAAAGACACCTGCGAGACCTTCAGGATCTACTGCGGCGCCGAACCGGTCTTCTTCGTCATGACTCCGTGGATGCGGGAGTTTCAGAAACGGAAGAACGGTCGTACGATGGCCCGTCATCGATTTCTCAGCGATGAAGAGAAACACACCCAAATTAGGTATTTTCAGGAGGAAATCGGAAAGCCCGTTTTCGATATCATGGATAAGGCCAATGACGGGGCGATCCTTGAACTCATTCAGGGGTTCTTTTCAAAACGTCCGTGAGAGGGGAACGCAAATGACCACCGAGGCCGACATCAGAAAAACGCTGCATGACTTGACGAGCGATTTCGTTGCAAGAGAAATCAGTACTGAAGCGGATGAGTCGTACGCGTTGCAAGAAATTGCCAGTGAATCCATGCAGGCCATAGAATACATCATGCTGCTTGAAAGCGAATTCGAAATGGAGTTTGACGATAACGAGGTCAATGTCGAGTTCTTTTCGAACCTGGATAACATCGTGGCCCTTATCGCCCAGCAGTCAGAGATACCCAAGTCGACCTGATCAGGAAGTGCCTTGAAGGCCTTCAATCTGATCAGACCGATGGAGGACACCGGAGGTACCCGAGATGATACGCAACTATATTACGACCGCGGTAAGGAACCTTCTAAAGTACAAAGGATATTCCGTAATCAACATGATCTGCCTTGCCATCGGACTGGCGGGGTGTATTCTGATGTCCCTGTATATTCAATACGAATTCAGCTACGATGCATATCATGAAAAAAAGGATCGCATCTACCGGTTGGAGAATCACTCCGTAACGTCCGGCAGGGAGCAAAAAATAGCTATTTCTCCCGCTCCATGGGGTCCGGCCCTGCTTGCCGATTATCCGGGCATAGAATCCATGGCCAGACTGAAAGTCGCACTGGCCCGCCATACCGTAACATCTGGTGATAAAGCATTTTACGCGGAAGCCGTCCTCTTCGCTGATTCCACTCTGTTCGATATCTTCACGTTCCCTCTGGTCAAAGGGAACCCCCGCACGGCCTTGACGGCCCCCTTTACCGCGGTCATTTCGGAATCCTTCGCCAGGACACATTTCGGAGAAGCGGACCCGATTGGCGTGCCGCTTAACGTAGCCGGTCTTTTTTCCGTGACCATAACGGGCATCATGAGCGACGTTCCCTTGAACTCGCATATGCGATTCGATTTTCTGATCTCTTACGCCACGTACACCTCGTTAGGTTGGGGTGGACCTGATACCTTCCAGAACAAGGGCTTAAGCAGCGAAGTCCGTACATACCTCCTATTGAAAGAAGAGTATTCCGTCCGGGAACTGGAAGCACAAATGCCGCGGTTCATTGAAAGATACCTTGGGGACCGGATGCGTTCATTCGGAATCAAAGTAAACCCGTTTCTTCGACCAATTGAAGATATCCATCTCTACAGCCGAGATATAGAGTGGAGCTCGGGACTGCTGACTAAGACCGGAGGCGGGGATATTCGTTCCATCTATATCGCTATTTCTCTCGCGGTCTTCATCCTGGTCATCGCCTGTATCAACTTCATCAACCTGACCACGGCCAGGGCGGACCGACGCGCACGGGAAGTAGGCATGCGCAAAGTCCTCGGCGGCAGCCGGACGCACATCGTGCTTCAATTCATTGGCGAATCTGTATTGTTGAGTTTGTTCGCTCTGGGTTTGGCTATTGTATTGGTCCAAATGCTTCTGCCCTTTTTCAACGATCTGTTCGGCAGGGGAATCACCATGGGATTTTCGTTGGGCCTGGCCTTGATGCTGTCGGGGATGGTCTTGCTCGTCGGGATGCTGTCGGGCGCCTATCCCGCATACGTCCTTTCATCCTTTCGTCCGACGGACATGCTGCAAGGATCGAAGAAAACCGGAACCGCCAGGGCGATCTTCCGCAGCATCCTGGTAGTGTTTCAATTCGTGATCGCTATCATTATGATTTCCGGCGCCGGGGTGATCTACGATCAGCTCGACTACATGCTGGACAAGGATCCGGGATACGATGCGGAAGGCGTCGTCATCGTCGGGATGCCGTTGGGCGAGGGGGCCATTCAAAAGTACGAATTTTTCAGAGAAAACGCCCTGAGCTATCCTGACGTCCTGTCGGTGAGCCGTCTTGCGAATCTACCGGATAACCTGCCTACGGGTGGAGTAAGGACAGCGAACGCACCGGAGGATCAAGCGACAAGATTCCAGATGGTCCATGGCGGTTACGATCTCCATAACGTTATGGGCTTTGAAGTGGTTCACGGGCGTTATTTCTCTCGGGACAGGTCCACCGACGCCGATGCGTGCGTGATCAACGAGACGGCGGTTCGTACCCTCGGATGGGATGATCCAGTCGGTAAATCGCTTATCAACCCGTATTCGCAGTCTCAAACGGTGATCGGAGTCGTAAGAGATTTCCATGCGCGATCATTTCATCACGCGGCAGCACCAATGTGGATTGGTCCTCCTGATCAGAGTCAGCAATACGCATATATCGCCATTAAACTCCGGGTTGAAAATACCGCCACCGCCCTCGGCGTTCTCGGGGATCAATGGCGGCAGGCATACCCCGATCAACCCGAGATGGAGTATTCGTTCCTGAGCGATTTGGTAGAAGAACAATATAGGGGAGATCGGCTTCTTGGGACGATCTTCACCGCCGGTACCGTGGTATCGATAGTGATCGCCTGCCTGGGACTCCTGGGCCTGTCCGCCTTCATGGTCCAGAGTCGTACTAAGGAGATAGGGGTTCGTAAGGTCCTGGGATCATCGGTCGGGCAGGTCGTTATTCTCCTGTACCGGGAATTCACGCTGTACGTCCTCATTGCGTGTGTCGTCGGTATCCCGTTGATCTACTATATGGCGGATGTGTGGCTGCGCGACTTCGCCTATCGCATCGAACCGAATCCGTGGACTTTCATCTTCACCGGCGTCGTCGTGATGCTGATCACCTGGTTTACCGTGGGATTCCAGACCGTGAAAGCGGCAGAGACGAACCCGGTTGAAGTGCTCAGGGGATAGTGTGCACGATATGAACGCGTCATCGAACGCATCCTGAAACTTCTGGGGAGCCTTGGTTTATCTGGAAGGGGGTTTGTGCCATGAACATCCTGATGGTTTCATTAGGGACGCCTGGATTCGTCTATCCATCGATGGGTCTTGCCCTGAAACTTGAAGAGAAAGGCCATACGGTTCATTTCGCCACAGATTCGCGGTTTTACAATATTTTGTCGAAACAGGGTATAAAGAACGTTTACGGGAAAGATAAGACGTATCGGATAAACTCCTGGTGGGACCTGCTGACGTTGCGCAGGCAGATACGGCATCTCGAGTCGATCATTGAGAGCAATTCTGTCGACGTTATGGTTACCCACATTTTATCACTCGGCGCTGTCTGCATCAGTAGAAAGCACAACATACCCATCGCCGTGACGGGGCTTTCGGCCTATATCTGGCCGACAACCGAACCCTGCCTGGATCTCATCTCGGAGACCGAAGCAAGAAACCGCCAATGGAATTACGATGAAATGATGCGAGTATACAACAAACTGCTGACGTCGCTACAACTGCCAACCTGCACGACAGAGTATGAGGAATCGCCATTACTCGGAGATCTGTTTCTCATTCAGAGCGTACCGGAATTCGAGCCGTATCTCCATCTTCTTCCCGGGAAGGTTCACTGCGTAGGGAACTGTCAATGGGAACCCCATGTCGATGACCACGAGGTCGATACCTGGATCGAGGAATCACGAGATCTCGATATGCCGATAATATACGTACAGATAGGCAGAGCATTCGAAAAAGAGAGCTTCTGGCCATATCTGACGGATGTTTTCGGAGGACAGTCCGTGCGAATCGCGGGATCTGCCGGACGATCGGATGAAGACGAATTCGATATCCCTCAAAACTTCTTCGTCAGGGACCATGTTCCTCAGGAAAGGGTACTCGGACACGCCCGTGCCGTGATTTCCAATGGACATACCACGTCAGTGCTGGGCGCCCTGTCACATGGGCTTCCGATGCTGTTGTTTCCAAACGGCAGCGGGACATACGAAATTGCCCTGCGCTGTCGGTCCGCAGGGGTAGCCATCGGGTTATCGACCAAGAAAATCAATGCCGGCGTGGTGGAAGCGAGTTTCCACAAGATTATGGATGACGAGTTCAAGGCGAATGCGAACTATTTTCAGACTTTGTATAGCAGATTCAATGGTCGGGACTATGCCGCAGGACTCATCGAAGAACTGGCAAATACCCAAAAAGCGGTCCTCCGGGAATACTAGAACAGGTAATTGACCATGCTCCGCGATATCGGAAACAAACTCAAACTGTACGGCGTTGTCGAATCGCTCCACAACAACGCGTGGCAAATCGCCGTATTTGTCGTTTTGTCAGTTGTTTCGGTCGTCTTGAACATTGCCAAGCCGATCGTTTTCTCCAGGATCATCGATACCGGTTTGATCGAACAAGACTGGGACAACGTATTGTACTACTGTATTGCCTTTTCGGTCATTGCGGTTCTGATAAGCGTCAATTCACTGGGTTACGGAATGATCACCTCGCTTGTTTCGAATCGTTTTGTCGCGACCATCAAGAAATCGCTCATCAACCGTATCTACCTGCTGGATTATCACTTCTTCAACAAGACGAGCGGCGGGGACATTCTGACCCGATTGAAAAGCGATACCGATAACATCCGTAATTTCTTCATGGCTGTACTCAATAACAGCCTGGTCAGTTTCCTGGGTTTTCTTTCCGCCATGATATATATCGGCGTAGTGGAATGGAAGATGTTGATCCCGGGATTTGCGGTTGTGCCGTTTCTGATCTGGCGCACTCATGCTTTTCGGGACCGTATACATGCGGCCAATACGCGCGTATTCGAATCGGATTCCCATTCTACCGAACAGATCGCATCGGGTATTAACAACATCGTGTATCTGAGGCAAATCGGCCTTCATGGCTGGTCTCTTCGCAAGATCACGGCTTCATTCGACCGATTTCAGGCCGACAGCATAAACCGGGACAGATGGAATCTGGTCAGCGAGACGAGTGTTTCGCTCATCATGGCCGCCGGCTATATCGTAACCGTGGGTTATGGCGGCTGGTTGGTGGTAGATGATCAACTCACCATCGGCAGCTTGCTTGCCTTTCTGACGCTCAGGCAGCGTTTTACGGCGCCGATGCAATTCGTAAGCCAGACGTACCACGGTTTCATCAACGCCAGGGCAGCTTTCGAACGCCTATGGGACTTCTATGCCAATCCTATTGAAGTGGGAATCGATCGTGGCGCGGAAGAACCGGACCCGGATTTTGAAGAACTTTCCGTTGATGACGTGGAATTCCGTTATCACGAGGAAGGGAACGGGCTCGAAGGCACCGCCACGTTTATCCGGGGATGGAACGAAGTTCACGGAAGCAATGGTTCGGGGAAGACCACATTGATTCGATTGTTGATGAAGATACTGACTCCTCAGAAAGGACGCGTAGCGGTCGATGGCCGGGATATAGCCCATATCAACAACCACGCGTGGCGAAAGAACATAAGTATCGTTCCCCAACATACTTATCTGTTCAACGAATCCGTTCGCGAAAACATCCGCCTGTTCGATGATCGGATAAACGATGATATGATATGCGAAGTGCTGGGCAAGTTGAACGCCAAGGACGACTTGTTCGATTGCGTTCAGGGTCTGGACGCCGAGGTTGTTGAAGGCGGTAGGAATCTATCCGGAGGACAACGCCAGAAAATCGCAATAGCGAGAGCATTGTTGAGAAACACGCCTGTTTACATTCTGGATGAACCGTTTGTACATATCGATAAGGAAACCAAAGATCGTATAAGGGATTATCTGCGTGACATACTCCGT
This Gemmatimonadota bacterium DNA region includes the following protein-coding sequences:
- a CDS encoding ABC transporter ATP-binding protein; translated protein: MLRDIGNKLKLYGVVESLHNNAWQIAVFVVLSVVSVVLNIAKPIVFSRIIDTGLIEQDWDNVLYYCIAFSVIAVLISVNSLGYGMITSLVSNRFVATIKKSLINRIYLLDYHFFNKTSGGDILTRLKSDTDNIRNFFMAVLNNSLVSFLGFLSAMIYIGVVEWKMLIPGFAVVPFLIWRTHAFRDRIHAANTRVFESDSHSTEQIASGINNIVYLRQIGLHGWSLRKITASFDRFQADSINRDRWNLVSETSVSLIMAAGYIVTVGYGGWLVVDDQLTIGSLLAFLTLRQRFTAPMQFVSQTYHGFINARAAFERLWDFYANPIEVGIDRGAEEPDPDFEELSVDDVEFRYHEEGNGLEGTATFIRGWNEVHGSNGSGKTTLIRLLMKILTPQKGRVAVDGRDIAHINNHAWRKNISIVPQHTYLFNESVRENIRLFDDRINDDMICEVLGKLNAKDDLFDCVQGLDAEVVEGGRNLSGGQRQKIAIARALLRNTPVYILDEPFVHIDKETKDRIRDYLRDILRDRIVIYISHDDFSDLNADNRIDIWNGGIRTMSAVGESA
- a CDS encoding pentapeptide repeat-containing protein, with product MHGADLKQANLTGAYPYKAEFASADLRGTDFTNAYCNEADFSNAVLGETNFSSTNLTNAIGLESCTYSAPVFADSVTLLKSGSLPVVFLEHCVYLPEKDHDMSNRLN
- a CDS encoding S8 family serine peptidase, whose amino-acid sequence is MRIAIIDSGIDINHKRLRGCRCAGVSLVLKSSGELAFTDEYDDSLGHGTSLAAIVHRITPSAELVAVRIFHQELAATEKLLCESLSWCLDNDIDIINLSLGVQTSSPSKELYQLCADAHERNVVIISAAHTDLSSESYPAYFPTVLGVTWGKVGSDTEYGFIPDSPIEFIARGTLQRIAWKNGGFTISSGTSLACAYFTGITAKTMQSFNHTPSIDALKTRLKEGAAPGLTPLQFGGKAYNDNVPTIKSDGVKTDLEGVFKRRFSDWIGNLAVFPASEKEMNAFSDFPEYCISPVVQYFDYPRNLAYTSPGKAAPNGGVTRSDRFDRFDTLVTGYFTDQLFETNIKYGSELLTRSLSCGKNVFSYDRRLHDHIEQYRTEQGYSGAVYVPEVTEEHYEELLPFRYLGSVDVPMLCVLGTSNRQGKFTAQLRIKGILEREGYRIGFLSTEPQGELFGATHSFPYGYRGTVSLDKKKWSYYLRILTRGMQEYLEPHLILTGTQGTSIPRGKSRKLLGNETDTLDYVIGVNPDAFVCAINPQDTIGYIKDTCETFRIYCGAEPVFFVMTPWMREFQKRKNGRTMARHRFLSDEEKHTQIRYFQEEIGKPVFDIMDKANDGAILELIQGFFSKRP
- a CDS encoding ABC transporter permease, with the protein product MIRNYITTAVRNLLKYKGYSVINMICLAIGLAGCILMSLYIQYEFSYDAYHEKKDRIYRLENHSVTSGREQKIAISPAPWGPALLADYPGIESMARLKVALARHTVTSGDKAFYAEAVLFADSTLFDIFTFPLVKGNPRTALTAPFTAVISESFARTHFGEADPIGVPLNVAGLFSVTITGIMSDVPLNSHMRFDFLISYATYTSLGWGGPDTFQNKGLSSEVRTYLLLKEEYSVRELEAQMPRFIERYLGDRMRSFGIKVNPFLRPIEDIHLYSRDIEWSSGLLTKTGGGDIRSIYIAISLAVFILVIACINFINLTTARADRRAREVGMRKVLGGSRTHIVLQFIGESVLLSLFALGLAIVLVQMLLPFFNDLFGRGITMGFSLGLALMLSGMVLLVGMLSGAYPAYVLSSFRPTDMLQGSKKTGTARAIFRSILVVFQFVIAIIMISGAGVIYDQLDYMLDKDPGYDAEGVVIVGMPLGEGAIQKYEFFRENALSYPDVLSVSRLANLPDNLPTGGVRTANAPEDQATRFQMVHGGYDLHNVMGFEVVHGRYFSRDRSTDADACVINETAVRTLGWDDPVGKSLINPYSQSQTVIGVVRDFHARSFHHAAAPMWIGPPDQSQQYAYIAIKLRVENTATALGVLGDQWRQAYPDQPEMEYSFLSDLVEEQYRGDRLLGTIFTAGTVVSIVIACLGLLGLSAFMVQSRTKEIGVRKVLGSSVGQVVILLYREFTLYVLIACVVGIPLIYYMADVWLRDFAYRIEPNPWTFIFTGVVVMLITWFTVGFQTVKAAETNPVEVLRG